The Phoenix dactylifera cultivar Barhee BC4 chromosome 15, palm_55x_up_171113_PBpolish2nd_filt_p, whole genome shotgun sequence genome contains a region encoding:
- the LOC103717758 gene encoding uncharacterized protein LOC103717758, whose protein sequence is MDLNMTEVFLHGTEPLMITSVTQTAHISTCGRNDNLGDTTLRLDCLGNGINNTCRRVHSQSNSDLSSQDDGCRLVLGLGPTPNSYSADYYPSGINKAKRSMSLFGQCFPGPDAAMLKLGLSGGNSETIPALAQSNHETLSPQVSPGPPAKRSLPVPIVDEGSTSAKRKSGGYMPSLLFAPRLGSLNTKETTPETTELLDLGSDGSTHKHHSSHHQLQFSPESSATTDGSMSAISEPMIADVVAADTTSHHHHPKKCRFNGCSRGARGSSGLCIGHGGGQRCQKPGCNKGAESRTAYCKAHGGGRRCQRLGCTKSAEGKTDFCIAHGGGRRCGNPGCTKAARGKSGLCIRHGGGKRCTVEGCTRSAEGQAGLCISHGGGRRCHFPGCCKGAQGSTMFCKAHGGGKRCIFEGCTKGAEGSTPLCKGHGGGKRCRFEGGGVCPKSVHGGTDFCVAHGGGKRCAVPGCTKSARGRTDCCVKHGGGKRCKFLGCGKSAQGSTDFCKAHGGGKRCTWDQGCEKFARGKSGLCAAHGSLMLSQQEREAGNSGSMIGPGLFHGIVSTSTTVRSSIDNEHPSSVMSTISDCAESQESMRRMHLIPPQVLVPLSMKSSSPSSGLTDVDRDGAGSQEKSFGFVIPEGRVHGGGLMSLLGRNLNNAFGGRV, encoded by the coding sequence ATGGATCTTAACATGACTGAGGTCTTCTTACATGGAACGGAACCTTTGATGATTACTTCAGTCACGCAAACAGCTCACATCTCCACTTGTGGCAGGAATGACAACTTGGGCGATACCACTTTACGTCTTGACTGCCTTGGGAATGGAATTAACAACACCTGTAGAAGAGTCCATTCTCAGAGCAATTCTGATCTTTCTTCACAGGATGATGGATGTAGACTGGTCCTTGGACTGGGTCCAACTCCAAATAGCTATTCTGCTGATTATTATCCATCTGGGATTAACAAAGCCAAACGATCTATGAGCTTATTTGGCCAGTGTTTTCCCGGACCGGATGCTGCAATGTTAAAGCTGGGACTTTCAGGTGGGAATTCAGAAACTATCCCAGCCCTGGCCCAGAGCAATCATGAAACTCTGTCGCCTCAGGTGAGCCCTGGCCCTCCTGCCAAAAGAAGCCTGCCCGTTCCAATTGTTGATGAGGGTTCAACTTCAGCCAAGAGGAAATCAGGTGGATATATGCCTTCTCTACTGTTTGCTCCAAGGTTGGGCAGTCTTAATACTAAGGAAACCACACCAGAAACCACGGAACTATTGGATCTGGGAAGTGATGGAAGTACCCATAAACATCACAGTTCTCATCATCAGCTTCAGTTCAGTCCTGAATCTTCTGCCACAACTGATGGTTCCATGAGTGCAATCTCTGAGCCCATGATTGCTGATGTTGTGGCTGCTGATACGACGAGTCATCACCATCATCCGAAGAAGTGCAGATTCAATGGATGTTCTAGAGGTGCAAGAGGATCATCTGGACTCTGCATAGGTCATGGAGGTGGACAAAGGTGCCAGAAACCTGGCTGCAACAAAGGAGCTGAGAGTCGAACAGCATACTGCAAGGCCCATGGTGGAGGGAGGCGGTGCCAGCGGCTTGGATGCACTAAGAGTGCAGAGGGAAAGACGGACTTCTGCATTGCTCATGGTGGGGGCCGTCGGTGTGGTAATCCAGGGTGCACCAAAGCAGCACGCGGCAAATCCGGGCTGTGTATCAGGCATGGTGGAGGAAAGAGGTGCACGGTAGAGGGCTGCACCCGTAGTGCTGAGGGCCAGGCAGGGTTGTGCATCTCCCATGGAGGGGGTCGCCGATGCCACTTCCCAGGCTGCTGTAAGGGTGCGCAGGGGAGCACCATGTTCTGCAAGGCCCATGGTGGGGGTAAGAGGTGCATCTTCGAAGGGTGTACCAAAGGGGCAGAGGGGAGCACTCCATTATGCAAGGGCCATGGTGGGGGCAAGCGGTGCCGCTTCGAGGGAGGTGGTGTCTGCCCAAAGAGTGTCCATGGCGGCACTGATTTCTGTGTGGCCCATGGAGGAGGGAAGCGATGTGCTGTGCCAGGATGCACAAAGAGTGCCCGTGGCCGCACTGATTGCTGTGTGAAGCATGGAGGGGGGAAACGGTGCAAGTTTTTGGGATGTGGGAAGAGTGCCCAGGGGAGCACCGATTTCTGTAAGGCCCATGGTGGGGGAAAACGCTGCACCTGGGACCAGGGGTGCGAGAAGTTTGCAAGGGGGAAGAGCGGTCTCTGTGCAGCCCATGGGAGCTTGATGCTCTCACAGCAGGAGCGTGAGGCTGGGAATAGTGGGAGCATGATTGGTCCCGGTCTCTTCCATGGGATAGTCTCCACTTCAACAACTGTGAGAAGCAGCATCGACAACGAGCACCCATCTTCAGTCATGAGCACCATATCAGACTGTGCCGAGTCGCAAGAGAGCATGAGGAGGATGCATCTCATACCACCTCAGGTGCTGGTTCCACTCTCCATGAAATCCTCCTCACCATCATCTGGGCTTACTGATGTGGACAGAGATGGAGCAGGGAGCCAGGAGAAGAGCTTTGGATTTGTGATCCCTGAGGGAAGAGTGCATGGTGGTGGTTTGATGTCTTTGCTTGGGAGAAATCTCAATAA
- the LOC103717759 gene encoding programmed cell death protein 2-like, whose translation MGEIILGMPGPWAEDCREKADHYTTKIGGLPDWPTPDLGIKDDLLRCSLCGRSLCLVAQVYAPISSPKLNLEERVIYVLGCPMPKCGSDPRSWRALRVQKCHSEMQLDGNGQVAKPLEEDPAPILRTNNYLEEDSSVTGSGREEDESDSDMDLQEFARALSEASSLASQSKKQSTSKHSGSTVKAMGTKPRVNDLSMPVVPCFYIYSQKEQSTGDKDAICASYSSLSIKEKQSTATDTEDEEKWEGETYEYDRALGADRTYLKFKKQLDAHPEQCFRYSYGGNPLLATTDLAECGTCKFCGSSRNYEMQLMPPLLYFLHEAAECSSTYSPEGWSWMTLIICTCSKSCCPSFCGDKRVSCCWGVAEEAIIIQDE comes from the exons ATGGGGGAAATCATACTGGGCATGCCAGGGCCTTGGGCAGAGGACTGTCGTGAAAAAGCCGATCATTACACAACAAAGATTGGTGGATTGCCG GATTGGCCTACTCCAGATTTGGGTATTAAGGACGATCTTCTTCGGTGTAGTTTGTGCGGGAGGAGTCTTTGTCTGGTGGCACAG GTTTATGCTCCAATTTCGTCGCCAAAATTGAATCTTGAAGAGCGTGTGATCTATGTTCTTGGTTGCCCAATGCCGAAATGTGGGAGTGATCCTCGTAG CTGGCGCGCTCTTCGAGTTCAGAAGTGTCATAGTGAGATGCAGCTGGATGGTAATGGGCAGGTAGCAAAGCCGTTGGAGGAAGATCCTGCTCCCATTTTGAGAACCAACAACTATTTGGAGGAGGACTCGTCAGTTACTGGTTCTGGACGAGAGGAAGATGAGAGTGACAGTGATATGGATCTGCAGGAGTTTGCACGGGCTCTTTCAGAAGCTTCTTCCCTGGCTTCTCAATCCAAGAAACAAAGCACTTCTAAACATTCCGGTTCTACTGTGAAAGCCATGGGAACTAAGCCTAGAGTAAATGATCTCAGTATGCCTG TTGTGCCTTGCTTTTATATCTACTCCCAGAAGGAGCAATCCACTGGTGACAAAGATGCTATCTGTGCTAGCTACTCCTCACTTTCTATTAAAGAAAAGCAGAGCACTGCTACCGATACTGAAGATGAGGAAAAGTGGGAAGGAGAAACATATGAATATGATAGAGCTTTGGGTGCTGATAGGACTTATTTGAAGTTCAAGAAACAGTTGGATGCACATCCGGAGCAATGCTTCAG GTATTCATATGGTGGTAATCCACTTTTGGCTACAACTGACTTGGCTGAATGCGGCACCTGCAAGTTTTGTGGTTCATCACGAAATTATGAGATGCAGTTGATGCCTCCATTATTGTATTTTCTGCATGAAGCTGCTGAATGTTCATCAACTTATTCACCAGAGGGATGGAGCTGGATGACTCTTATCATATGCACCTGTTCCAAG AGCTGTTGTCCCTCATTCTGTGGGGACAAACGTGTCAGCTGCTGCTGGGGAGTGGCAGAGGAGGCCATCATCATCCAGGATGAGTAA